From Desulfosalsimonas propionicica, the proteins below share one genomic window:
- the gatB gene encoding Asp-tRNA(Asn)/Glu-tRNA(Gln) amidotransferase subunit GatB, which produces MRYEPVIGLEVHAQLKTRTKIFCGCSTAFGAPPNTHVCPVCLGMPGVLPVLNRSVVEYAMKMALATGCQVEGTSRFARKNYFYPDLPKGYQISQYELPIARNGCVDISLEDGTTRRIGITRIHMEEDAGKLIHDPARPVSYVDYNRTGVPLIEIVSEPDLRSPAEAGAYLRQLRAVLRYLDISDGNMEEGSFRCDANVSVRPQGQEPFGTRTELKNLNSFKFVEKALAWEIDRQIEVLEQGGEIVQETRLWDTDKGRTISMRGKEEAHDYRYFPDPDLVPLVIDSTWIDQVQKDLPELPDQRRARFIADFGLPEYDAGVLTASREFADYFEQCLGLVNRPKLVSNWMMGELTGLLNARGINITESPISASRFSGLIELLDTGVISGKIAKTVFDEMADSEDEAKTIVEKKGLVQVSDHGEIEAIVDRVVADHPDEAEKYRQGRKKLMGFFVGQVMKESRGKANPQVVNEVLKKRLG; this is translated from the coding sequence ATGCGCTATGAACCCGTCATCGGCCTTGAAGTCCATGCCCAGCTCAAAACCCGGACAAAAATATTCTGCGGATGCTCCACTGCATTCGGCGCCCCGCCCAATACCCATGTCTGCCCGGTATGCCTGGGCATGCCCGGTGTTTTGCCGGTTTTAAACCGCTCTGTTGTGGAATATGCCATGAAAATGGCCCTTGCCACGGGCTGCCAGGTGGAGGGCACCAGCCGGTTTGCCCGGAAGAATTATTTTTATCCGGACCTGCCCAAGGGATATCAGATTTCCCAGTACGAGCTGCCCATTGCCAGAAACGGCTGCGTGGACATTTCCCTGGAAGACGGCACCACCCGGCGCATCGGCATCACCCGCATTCACATGGAAGAAGATGCGGGAAAACTCATCCATGATCCGGCCCGGCCCGTTAGCTACGTGGATTACAACCGCACCGGCGTGCCCTTGATTGAAATCGTATCCGAGCCGGATCTGCGTTCTCCTGCAGAGGCCGGGGCCTATCTGCGGCAGCTGCGGGCGGTTTTGCGTTATCTGGATATTTCAGACGGCAACATGGAGGAAGGCAGTTTTCGCTGTGATGCCAATGTATCGGTCCGGCCGCAGGGACAGGAGCCATTCGGCACCCGAACGGAGTTAAAAAATCTCAACTCATTTAAGTTTGTGGAAAAAGCTCTGGCCTGGGAAATCGACCGCCAGATCGAGGTCCTGGAACAAGGCGGGGAAATTGTCCAGGAAACCCGGCTTTGGGATACGGACAAGGGGCGCACCATATCCATGCGGGGCAAGGAAGAAGCCCACGACTACCGCTATTTTCCCGATCCCGATCTGGTGCCGTTGGTCATTGACAGCACCTGGATTGACCAGGTCCAAAAAGACCTGCCCGAGCTGCCGGACCAGCGGCGGGCCCGGTTTATCGCTGATTTCGGCCTGCCGGAATACGACGCCGGGGTCCTGACCGCATCCCGGGAGTTTGCCGATTATTTCGAGCAGTGCCTGGGGCTTGTCAACCGGCCCAAGCTGGTGAGCAACTGGATGATGGGCGAGCTTACGGGCCTGTTAAACGCCCGGGGTATCAATATTACTGAATCGCCCATATCCGCAAGCCGGTTTTCCGGTCTTATCGAGCTGCTCGACACCGGGGTGATCAGCGGCAAGATCGCCAAGACAGTGTTTGATGAAATGGCGGACTCTGAAGATGAGGCCAAAACCATTGTTGAAAAAAAGGGCCTGGTGCAGGTCAGCGACCATGGGGAAATCGAGGCGATCGTGGACCGGGTGGTGGCTGATCATCCGGATGAGGCTGAAAAATACCGACAGG
- a CDS encoding DUF2065 domain-containing protein, whose translation MDFFLCVIGMVMIIEGLPYFAFPDRMKEMMARVLELPDQTLRIFGFVLMFLGLILTYIGRSYFK comes from the coding sequence ATGGATTTTTTTCTGTGTGTCATCGGCATGGTCATGATTATTGAAGGCTTGCCCTATTTCGCCTTTCCTGACCGGATGAAGGAAATGATGGCCCGGGTGCTGGAACTGCCGGATCAGACCCTGCGCATTTTCGGATTCGTGCTCATGTTCCTGGGCCTGATTCTGACCTATATCGGCCGGAGTTATTTCAAATGA
- the queA gene encoding tRNA preQ1(34) S-adenosylmethionine ribosyltransferase-isomerase QueA has product MTPNNVTPEQNPYDIDAYDYDLPEALIAQHPADSRQDSRLLVLSRADGTTAHRRFCQLTDLLCAGDVLVVNNTKVIPARLFGHKTSGGKVEVLLIDYAGRKQTGTRPDRFECRCLIRASKAPRPGTRLVFDDHLHAEVISAENGTFLVEFTCSALFEEILHKIGHVPLPPYIRRNGQKHDRHAYQTVYAAENGAVAAPTAGLHFSADLLEQIRRKGVEIAEITLHVSYGTFMPVRVTDIREHQMHTEHYEINAPAADRINAARACGRRIVAVGTTSVRTLEYAADDFGRIQSGAGQCDLFIYPGYRFKIVDAMITNFHLPRSTLLMLVSAFAGKDPVMTAYREAIAEKYRFFSYGDAMLIQ; this is encoded by the coding sequence ATGACCCCAAACAATGTCACGCCGGAGCAGAACCCCTATGACATTGACGCCTATGATTATGATCTGCCCGAGGCCTTAATCGCCCAGCACCCGGCAGACAGCCGCCAGGATTCGCGCTTGCTGGTGCTTTCCAGGGCGGACGGAACTACAGCACACCGGCGCTTCTGCCAGCTCACGGATCTTCTTTGTGCCGGTGATGTGCTGGTGGTCAACAACACAAAAGTGATTCCGGCGCGGCTGTTCGGGCACAAGACCTCAGGGGGCAAAGTCGAAGTGCTGCTCATTGATTACGCCGGCAGAAAACAGACCGGCACCCGCCCGGACCGGTTTGAATGCCGGTGCCTGATCCGGGCCTCAAAGGCCCCGCGGCCCGGCACCCGGCTTGTGTTTGATGACCACCTGCACGCAGAGGTAATCTCAGCTGAAAACGGCACCTTTCTGGTGGAATTTACCTGCTCGGCCCTGTTTGAAGAAATCCTGCACAAAATCGGCCATGTCCCGCTTCCGCCCTATATCCGCAGAAACGGGCAGAAACACGACAGGCATGCCTATCAGACCGTGTATGCCGCGGAAAACGGGGCTGTGGCCGCCCCCACCGCAGGCCTGCATTTTTCTGCCGACCTGCTGGAGCAGATCCGGCGAAAGGGGGTGGAAATTGCTGAAATCACCCTGCATGTGAGCTACGGCACCTTCATGCCGGTGCGCGTCACAGACATCCGCGAACATCAGATGCACACAGAGCACTATGAAATCAACGCGCCGGCAGCAGACCGGATCAACGCGGCCCGGGCCTGCGGCCGCAGGATCGTGGCCGTGGGCACCACATCTGTGCGCACCCTTGAATACGCGGCAGACGATTTCGGACGGATCCAAAGCGGTGCCGGGCAATGCGATCTGTTTATTTACCCGGGATACCGGTTTAAGATCGTTGATGCCATGATCACCAATTTCCACTTGCCCCGGTCCACCCTGTTGATGCTGGTATCGGCATTTGCCGGAAAAGACCCTGTCATGACGGCCTACCGCGAAGCCATTGCCGAAAAATACCGGTTTTTCAGCTATGGCGATGCCATGTTGATCCAATAG
- the tgt gene encoding tRNA guanosine(34) transglycosylase Tgt translates to MSVFAIETQSSDTRARTGSLATAHGIVKTPVFMPVGTLGTVKALSPEEISACGAQIILGNTYHLYLRPGCDVIDIFAGLHGFMNWNAPILTDSGGFQIFSLAKMAKITTDGYAFQSHIDGSRHLISPEDAVDIQLRLNSDILMCLDQCISYPAEEKEAQGAHELTLDWASRCQKQIQARNPGQNLLFGIVQGGMYPHLRRLSARGLAELDFPGYAVGGLSVGEPVALMHEMARSTLPLLPENKPRYVMGVGRPEDLVEMTGFGVDMFDCVMPTRNARNGQLFTAFGKINISNAKFRTDTGPIEPGCTCYTCQNFSRAYLQHLYRTREILAYRLNTIHNIHYYTALMGQMRSAIEKDRFLTFRDDFYRKRHP, encoded by the coding sequence ATGTCTGTTTTTGCCATTGAAACCCAAAGCTCGGATACCCGGGCGCGTACCGGATCCCTTGCCACCGCGCATGGCATTGTGAAAACCCCGGTATTCATGCCCGTGGGCACTCTGGGCACGGTCAAAGCCCTGTCCCCGGAAGAAATTTCGGCCTGTGGGGCGCAAATCATCCTGGGCAACACCTATCATCTTTATCTGCGGCCCGGCTGCGATGTCATTGATATTTTTGCGGGTCTGCACGGGTTTATGAACTGGAACGCCCCGATTCTGACCGACTCGGGCGGATTTCAGATCTTTTCCCTAGCCAAAATGGCCAAAATCACCACAGACGGTTATGCCTTCCAGTCCCATATTGACGGCTCCCGGCATTTGATCTCCCCGGAAGATGCCGTGGACATCCAGCTCAGGCTCAACTCCGATATTCTCATGTGCCTGGATCAGTGCATTTCCTATCCGGCAGAGGAAAAAGAGGCACAAGGCGCCCACGAACTCACCCTGGACTGGGCCTCCCGCTGCCAAAAGCAGATACAGGCAAGAAACCCGGGGCAGAACCTCTTGTTCGGCATTGTCCAGGGTGGGATGTATCCGCACCTGCGCCGGCTCTCGGCCCGGGGCCTGGCGGAGCTGGATTTTCCCGGCTATGCCGTGGGCGGATTGAGCGTGGGCGAGCCTGTGGCCCTCATGCATGAAATGGCCCGATCCACCCTGCCGCTTCTGCCCGAAAACAAGCCCCGCTATGTCATGGGCGTGGGCCGGCCCGAGGATCTTGTGGAAATGACCGGGTTTGGGGTGGATATGTTTGACTGTGTCATGCCCACCCGAAACGCCAGAAACGGCCAGCTTTTCACCGCCTTTGGCAAAATCAACATCAGCAATGCAAAATTCCGCACCGACACCGGCCCCATCGAACCCGGCTGCACCTGCTACACCTGCCAAAACTTTTCCCGGGCCTACCTGCAGCACCTGTACCGCACCCGGGAAATACTGGCCTACCGCTTAAACACCATCCACAACATCCATTACTACACCGCCCTGATGGGGCAAATGCGTTCGGCCATTGAAAAAGATCGGTTTTTAACCTTCAGGGACGACTTTTACCGCAAAAGACACCCGTAA
- a CDS encoding NifU family protein, with translation MKEQVQAVIDKIRPSLQADGGDVELVDVEDGVVKVRLQGACAGCPMSQMTLKNGIERLVKKELPDIKSVESVQ, from the coding sequence ATGAAAGAACAGGTACAGGCAGTAATTGATAAAATCCGTCCATCGTTGCAGGCAGACGGCGGGGACGTGGAACTGGTGGATGTAGAGGACGGCGTGGTCAAGGTCAGGCTTCAGGGCGCATGCGCCGGATGCCCCATGAGCCAGATGACGCTGAAAAACGGAATCGAGCGGCTGGTAAAAAAGGAACTGCCGGATATCAAGTCTGTTGAATCCGTGCAGTAA